In a single window of the Branchiostoma floridae strain S238N-H82 chromosome 2, Bfl_VNyyK, whole genome shotgun sequence genome:
- the LOC118409554 gene encoding myogenesis-regulating glycosidase-like, translating into MAAEDSEFSVIGYATFLHKTRELRLYQGGRVVLLGALCTEIKANQSPRLKKTCKLGEAGFQWQCAGLNIRHEQHGDDVDTYNIRWSSTSDPNFRLQDQFEMAGAHWYGCGTVHQQLWPIEKWQKDISPFVSPFGYMIERYWLSSSGVAIVVGNEVPLFVGMNSQGNGKLSFLAQFNDSPYNNPKGRRPSLEYTIISGPSPLVVQKFVMKKFFSLPRGIPDERMFRSPVWSTWARYKVHVSQGSVLDYAREISSHGFSNSQIEIDDDFTTKYGDLTFNPNKFPDAKGMVDQLKADHFRVTLWVHPFSNLDSQSFAEGREKGFFLGSHDEADGGVKAVEWWNGSGAVVDVTNPKAREWYCGRLRHLQQESGIDSFKFDAGENLYLPPHLSAHQPMLNPSDFTTKYVQTVASFGAMVEVRVGYRNQDLPIFVRMMDKDSNWGYDNGLRTIIPSALTLGILGYPFILPDMIGGNAYEAGFHETRLPDRELYLRWVQVTAFLPAMQFSIAPWQYDEEVVQISKRYVDLHENFVTPLILKFALEAVEDGSPIIRPLWWLAPSDEQSQIEDSEFLIGDEVLVAPILDQGRTFRDVYLPPGGAWQDCRDGAVYDGGQLLKDVSVPLGDVAYYTKKG; encoded by the coding sequence ATGGCAGCGGAGGATTCGGAGTTCAGCGTTATTGGCTACGCCACCTTCCTTCATAAGACTCGAGAACTGAGGCTTTACCAGGGAGGGCGTGTCGTCTTGCTGGGTGCTCTGTGCACGGAGATAAAAGCTAACCAGTCGCCTCGGCTAAAAAAGACTTGCAAGTTGGGTGAAGCCGGTTTCCAATGGCAGTGCGCAGGCCTCAACATCCGGCATGAGCAACATGGTGATGACGTCGACACGTACAACATCAGGTGGAGTAGCACCTCGGATCCAAACTTCCGGCTGCAGGACCAGTTTGAGATGGCGGGAGCGCACTGGTACGGCTGTGGCACCGTGCACCAACAGCTCTGGCCCATCGAGAAATGGCAAAAGGACATCTCCCCGTTTGTTTCACCTTTTGGTTACATGATTGAGCGTTATTGGTTATCCTCGTCGGGCGTGGCAATAGTGGTTGGTAACGAGGTTCCGTTATTTGTAGGCATGAACAGCCAGGGCAATGGGAAGTTGTCGTTCTTAGCTCAGTTTAATGATTCCCCGTACAATAATCCTAAAGGGCGCAGGCCGTCTCTGGAGTACACCATCATCTCGGGCCCGAGTCCGTTAGTTGTGCAGAAGTTCGTCATGAAGAAGTTCTTCTCTCTTCCTCGCGGTATACCCGACGAGCGCATGTTCCGTTCGCCCGTGTGGTCCACCTGGGCGCGCTACAAGGTCCACGTCAGCCAGGGCAGCGTGCTGGACTACGCCAGGGAGATTTCTTCCCACGGATTCAGCAACAGTCAGATAGAGATAGACGACGACTTCACTACGAAGTATGGCGATCTCACGTTCAACCCAAACAAATTCCCCGACGCTAAAGGGATGGTGGACCAGCTGAAGGCTGATCATTTTCGTGTCACGTTGTGGGTTCATCCTTTCTCAAACTTAGACTCGCAGTCTTTCGCTGAAGGTCGTGAGAAGGGGTTCTTCCTGGGTTCTCACGATGAGGCAGACGGTGGAGTGAAAGCCGTGGAATGGTGGAACGGATCGGGAGCGGTCGTCGACGTGACCAATCCGAAAGCGCGGGAATGGTATTGTGGCCGCCTCCGCCACCTGCAGCAAGAATCTGGAATCGATTCCTTCAAATTTGATGCTGGAGAGAACCTTTATCTACCGCCACACCTCTCCGCACACCAACCCATGCTCAACCCTTCTGACTTCACCACAAAATACGTTCAGACGGTCGCTTCATTCGGTGCCATGGTAGAAGTGCGGGTAGGATACCGCAACCAAGATTTGCCCATCTTCGTCCGTATGATGGACAAAGACTCGAACTGGGGTTACGATAACGGTCTGCGGACCATCATCCCCTCCGCGTTGACGCTCGGTATCCTGGGATATCCCTTCATCCTCCCTGATATGATTGGCGGGAACGCGTACGAAGCAGGCTTCCACGAGACGCGGCTGCCCGACAGGGAGTTGTACCTCCGCTGGGTACAGGTCACTGCATTCCTGCCGGCTATGCAGTTTTCCATCGCTCCATGGCAATACGATGAAGAAGTCGTCCAAATCTCAAAACGGTATGTCGACCTACACGAGAACTTCGTGACGCCCCTCATCCTGAAGTTCGCACTCGAGGCGGTGGAAGACGGCAGTCCGATCATACGGCCTCTGTGGTGGCTGGCCCCGAGCGACGAACAGTCACAGATTGAAGACTCGGAGTTCTTGATCGGAGACGAGGTTCTTGTGGCACCAATATTGGACCAGGGAAGGACCTTCCGTGACGTGTACCTTCCGCCTGGCGGAGCGTGGCAGGATTGCAGGGACGGTGCCGTCTATGACGGAGGGCAATTATTGAAAGACGTGTCTGTGCCTTTGGGAGATGTGGCATACTACACAAAGAAAGGGTAG